The sequence below is a genomic window from Pangasianodon hypophthalmus isolate fPanHyp1 chromosome 27, fPanHyp1.pri, whole genome shotgun sequence.
AAATTAAGATAAAAAACAGAGATACAGACTTTTcaagagtaaaataaaacactaacactaataaaaagaaagaaaaattacaaGGCAGTATAAATAAGACATGACAAATCATATAATATTGGACAAGTTTAATGAGAATATTACCAGCTTTCTTACATTTAAtgagctgtaaaaaaaaaaaaaaaaaaaaaaaagcagaataacGTTTGCCTATTGcatgtaatttaaaaacaaaacagttgaGGTTTATTCAAGAATTTATCCAAAATTAGCCTATTATACTGTGTAATGAAATCGTTCACATAGACAAGTAGAAAATGTGCCAATATTGTCTCAAAAAAATTCCACAAATTCATTCAAAGCAAAATGCATGATTATGTATACAAATTCATATTATCAAACACTCTTCCCAGATAaatgcattttgaaaatacataagatgaatataaaaaaaaccactaaCGAGAAACAGcgtttaataaaatgaatgataaaatgtaagttttcccatatttatttttgctagaGCCAATGCTGATAACCATAAATGGCTCTGACCAATAAGAAGATGACAAGAAATCCATGAGATTTTGCAATATTCTaacattgtatatatatatatatatatatatatatatatatatatatatatatatatatatatatatatatatacatataacattCACATGGTATCAATAACTGCCAAGGAACAGCTtctaggttaggttaggttaggttcaactttattgtcattgtcagaatacgagtacagagacaaaGAAATGCATATAGCATCCAACCAGtactgaaaatagaaaataagttAAATGAGATAATATGGTCATGGTGCAAAAGGTAGAGGTatgatgcatgcaatatgatacagtagatgcatacagtggataaaatgcaGCTGTGCAAATAGTAATAATGTGCAAAGCAAAGAACagtctgatatatatatatatatatatatatatgtgtgtgtgtctgtgtctgtgtgtgtgtctgtgtgtgtgtctttggaaACTTGCAGCAgattgcaatatatatatatatatatatatatatatatatatgtattctTATTCTTATAATATACTTCTGTTAAAGAGTTACGGCATTAGAGTTAAGAGGTGTCTTGGAGTATAAAGCTCAACCTCTCTATAATACACGCTTCTTTGAAAAGTATTTTCCCCTACATAGATCTGTTCATTTTTACTAGCAGTAGAATTAGCAGCTCCGCTGCTTTCTGTTGCAGGCTTTAAGGGCCAGTAAGCTAGAATTCCCCTTATACTTGATTTCCACCTAGTGGCAATTTTGAGAGTATTCAGGCTAATaacagtgagtgaatgagatTTATGGTAATTGCAGCTTCATTGCAACAGTTAATATGCCCTATTGACTTCCCCAAACAATTTCTGCTCTAGTACAGTTTGTTAGAATTTGTCCAGAAGGCACTGCAATCTGCTGCAAGTTTCCCAAGACCAATCAAGCTATCAACCTAGCCGCAATAAAATACTTTCTGCGTGTagctttgctgcctcacagctccatcaGTCAGGTTGCTGTCCGTGTGGGGTTTTTGTACATGtccgcatgggtttcctccacgttctctggtttcctcccaccccctaaaacatgccagtaggtagcTTGGCTATGTTACATTACGTATTGACTAGCAACTCACCCGGGGTGTATTCCCACATCACACCCAATGTTCCCAGAATAGACTCCATTATGTTATaagtaattatataaatatggtATTTACAAGTTGTACACCAAATATAGCTcagaagtattaaaaatatatgaagttAAATACAAACTATGTACTTTAGGGTCAAAACATTATGACTCAATATCTTAAAATCACAAGGTCTCAATATATGTGTATTACCAGACAGATGACATAACCTCATCACTTCAAGCTAGCTAGTTTTCACTTTAGTTAGCAAGCCAGAACGTAATCGAGATGGCTAGCTAGCAAGGTTTGACTGTAGAcctatattttttaaaggaaatagaCCACACAAATTACCAAGGAAATCATTTCATCTACATTGTTCTTGCTGCCAAAGGTAAAATTACTTTCATGTATTGTGGACAAAGGCATGCTAACAACTTTAGCCTGAGTTCTTGCATGTTTATTGACATCTGAGAGATTTTGCTAATTGATTAGAGTTTCAGCTATAGGTTAGCTTAGTGACAAAAAGCAGTGCACTTGTTAAGTAtctcacaaaacacattttaatcatcCAGATAACCAAAAATCTAAACTTGTCCATAATAGAAAAGCTAAACCACATACTTAGTGGAATAATGacacaatttacacaaaaatcTTTAACTCTGAAGCTGACATCACAGATATCATGACATTCGTTGATTTGGGGTTAATGTTCAACACTCTGGCAAAGACTGTGATAATACATTGCTTCAGTCAGGTTGATGGTTGGGATTGAATTAAGGGTTGGGCAGTAGAGCTACAAAATTATAGTCTTACACACATGGCTTTCTACTTGAGGTATGCTTTTCAGCTAAGCATAAATGCCTTGATTAGATTTAGCTATAACTGGTTCCTCTGCCTTTGGTCCAGGAGTGGAGCTAATTCCATgagaaaaattatataatatgaaaaaaggGTATAAACTTCACCACAGTAGGTTCAAAGCTGTTAAGATTATGTGGAACACAGTTTTACGAAGATTTACAGAGAAAACCAGTCAAATCACATACAGatatgtgacaaattaaaggaaaaaacagcaacaataaaGTGACTTTGTAAGATGTTGGGCCACTAAGAGCCATCTGAAAAACCTCAGTGTGCCTTGGTGCAGATTATGCAAGTCTCAGGAACTTTACTGGAGGGATGGAGGCAAATCtttcaaaagatattccctgTGGTAGATTCTTCAAGATACAGGAAAAACTTACCAGCAAATGTTCTTATAAAACTGTACGAAGTGTTCCTGAGAGAACGgatgcattttaaatgaaaaggaTGGTCGTGCCAAATAtcgcataaaataaaatatagtttattaaactttactgctctttactgctctttatcGTAGATTCTTAATaggtagaaatgtttaatttaattgtttttttttcggaggcatctttgctttaaaGAATTTTCTTTACATGTGTATGTATGGTACATGTCACAGTTTACGGAATCCCAGTAATATTTAACAGGAAATAGTACTATAAAGTGATTAAAGTGTAAGTGTTTTACAAGCTTCAATGTCATGTTTGGACAAATATTCACAGACAGGCTGGCACACAAGGCTTATAATAGGCTAATAAATTATACATGCCTACAGTATATGTTCTAGGTTATACTTAGAATAAGAAGAATGTTGGTGATACAGTCAATGGGCCCAAGGCTATTACTTTTGTTTGGTACAGTATATTACACATTTGCCGCATTGCTAAGCAAAGAATAAGTCCTCTTATTTCAAAGTAAATGTATGTGGAAACGACCTAAGACAGTCgtattttgattaaaataatatatactcATCGCATTCAGTATAGTGCAGCTAATTCTAGCATCACTGTATAGCTCTTCAAATAAGGGCTAGTCTTTGGCTTGCCTAAATGTGGGCCCCCCTTCTGATATCACTGCTCTTTGAGAGCCTCTAGTCTGAAGCCCATAATGCATTGCAACTTCTGTTGGACTCAGCACCACAGTCCCCTTAAGGCTAATTCATACTTGGTGTCAACAATGCATATGCAAGATGGCCGCCACACATATCCTGCAGTCATTTGGTGAGTTGCTTGTGCATGTCTGAAGCATACAAGTAGTTTATTTCAAACACTGGACTTGACTTTTAACCTCCAATCTCATATTTGTTCCCAGTAGGCCTGTGCCTAATCTGCCTTTCTGTTGGTCAGATCATCGTACTGTacactataaaatgttttctttagcACACTAAAAGGTTATTTGTTTGGTCCCTCTGgagaaacccttaaaggttctaacTAAGGATAGCCTTTCAGAAAAGGATAcaagtagaacctctttagTAAAATTTAACTATTAcccatccaaagaacctttgaggaaactttactgtttactgtgtaaactgtgtttactgtatacATGATAATTTCTTGTAATGTTTCGAAGTCTTCATGTAAGTTATGACGGGgaagttatttaatttataaggTATATTAGGTTTGCACTCACAACAGAATCAGTGGATATCATATAATAAGGGATACTTAAAACCAACCTTTTATCCTTTAAACTCCCAGAAGCCATTGGTGGGTTGAAACATACCTTTTTTCTGTAACTACACAACTTTCTTATTAGTTTCACTGCAGTTATTgaatagttactgaataatatgctttaagatgattCACTGAAGAGCAAACTAAGACTCTAAGGGATTAGGACACTATTATAACTAACcccttgaaaatgaaaaatgatcttAAAGCTTAAAGTGACCAGCTTTAGTCAAAATGTCCTTCCTGAGGTTCCAGTTCTTGTACATTTACATGGCAAAATCACAGCAAATGTCTAAGCAGTTCCTGAAAATAGTTCTTTATAACAATTTATACAACAGCCCTGTCATATTCTCGATTCTGATGAATCAGAAGGCGCTGATCGTTTtttataacaacagctctgataCTCGTGCTGACTGCaagtcaaatcacaggtttatattaatgtacttattctaatatgtaaaatatgtaaagtaAGGGACTTTATGAACATAAtgtaagcctaataataaacagatttttgtaacattcagaggaaaagctgttcctttaagttttccaccacaggaaagtcttcaggatggtggactttgtttttcttggtaacaaagtgagggaaagactgCATAGCAtgtaacatgaactaacttgtttttgcagacatttcacaacacTAAAAgcgactataaatggataaagtgtAATATATGTTGTTctacaataaaaaattaaatgtaacttttggCAGATCGCTGAGGTACAACACTTCAGAACTGTTGCTGTTGAAGAATggtaggaaaatgatcaacttcgcATTGGGCTGCAATCATACCAcattgtcattgattattttcctgtaacagcatgcccccaagtagtttattccttacactttGAATTTCTGCAACGTGAATAAGATGTTCAGCTGATCTATCAAACACAGACTCAtctgcagtgtgtaatacagTAAGATAAAGTTCTAATCTGTTAGGGTCCTAAGGCCAAGGAAATGAATTTCCCCAGCTTTTCTTAGGTCTCTAATGGTGTAAGATTCAATGATTTTGAATAATCctcaaataaatgtcttttataGGAATATTTCTGTTTGAATTTGAGTGCATCAACTATTCCTGCGTACTGTAAGTTTACTCTATAAAACATCTGTATAAGTTATTACAGAGGGTAGGGATTCGAacaaaatgtgtattttgtttaaCCAAGTTTAcacaaggaaataaaaagacagCACACCATTCACAGCACTAATAATCTTTTCGATTTATGTTCACGAGAATATCTTATCTGTACACATGAACAAAGGTGGAGCTTCTTTAAAATGTGCACACATAAAAGTTAGTCACATGTCTCTAGGAAAGGTGTCAGTGTTTTACGCTTTCACTCCGAGTCCAAAGTGCAAAAACCAATTCTACATGACATCAAGGAATTCAAATGCCTCCTCGGGTTGGATAAAAATCATGCACTGGATGCAGGCTTTAAAAAGCACGAGCACTTAACCATTTGTTCGTATGCAATTTATAAGCTCAGGCTCTGCACTTCAGAGGTACTTTAGACTCCTGATTGGTTGAAAATCAAAGAATTTACAGAAAGTTACACATTATGAGAAACACATCTACATACAATCTAAAGTTAGAAtacttataaaaaataatacaataatcaTGTGCTAACACTTAGCGCAATTATAATGCATTGTAGGGAGTCGTATAAAGTCTTATAAAACATCTGTAATGTCTAATAATACAGCCGCTTATCATTGGTTATAATTGGGATGTGAGGGCAAACTCCATGTAGATAAACGCAGATGGAAGTTGTATTTCAGAGCGGAAAGCAAACTGTTTTCATTTGTAAGGGCAAACCTAATAACTGCttgtgaaatattaattatatttaatgtcacTGAATTATAGCTACTAGCGAAAAAGCCAAATTATGTCAAGTCTAATTGAGAAAAACTATAAGAAACAATTTCCAGAATTTAGTTACATGCTTTTAGTTTGGGAATATATTAGTATAgttataagtatatatatatacatatatatatatatatatatatatatatatatatatatatatatatatatacacacaagtgAAGCCTTTATATGAgattaattaatgcattataattgCAAGTGTTTCTTACACCTATTTGCTGCACACTGAGTGAcagtttttttgtctcatttcaaaACAGATATGTCAtatgacctaaaaaaaaaaaaaaaaaacctgtgcaaCCGACGGCATTCTGGTCTGTGGTCATAAGTGGGAACCATTTTTCAGCTCTACATGGTCCCTGTTTCCATTTTCCAGTTTCCGTCTACTATAAAATTTCCCATCACGTTGAGGCAGCAGTGTTTGTTTAAATTGGAACGGTACCAATcatatctctttctctccttctctattttctccccctctcttaCGGACCAGTTCCCTCTCACACAGCTTCAGATTTTCAGATTTGCTACGTTTTCCTCaaaccacacacaaacccaaTTCCCTTTCAATTCCATGTTTTAAAACTATTTGTACAGTTTGTCCAGCAGGTGTTGCCAGAGAGACACTGTTTGCTGCTGGTTCTGTCTTCTCCACTCTCCATCGATGTGTATCCGTTCCGTCACTAGGACACCTGCTCCACGGGCCGCAGCTGCACATCTCCGATCTACAGAGAGAAATATAGCACAAGAAAGCAAATTGATTCAAGCAAATGAGATAGATACAAAGTAAGGGTGGAGGCAAACAGTGTAAACGCTCACCTGAACATGTGGAGGGGCGCTGAGGACGTAGGTGATAGCGCTGGCTATGTCTTCTGCTTTCAAACACTACACAAGATCATATGAAATTTCAagactataatataatataatataatataacacaatataatataatataatataatacatgaccacacacactcgtacacactcacacacacctggcttACCTTTATACTTTCATACACAGAAGCAGCTTTCTCTGGATCACTGTTGTGGTGTCTGAAGGCAAACTCAGTCTCCACTATGCCAGGAGATATACACTGTCCAGAACGAGACAGCATAAAATTAGCTAACATATATTCAGATATCTAAATCATATTAGCATGCAATATTAGCATGAATTTCTTGGTTTTGGAGGTACTAATGGTTCTGAAGCTGCACTCACATTCAGCCACTCATGTCAAGGCAAAATGTTAAGGAAAATGCAATATTATAattcatacagtatgtgtgacaCTTGATCAGGTTCCTTTTTATTTAGAATAAAGTCTTGTCgctttataaattattaacattcaCTATCACTATTATGATTAGTAGTAATAAAATCTGCAtctcttttattgttttagtgGTACTCGAATTacctttttaattctttttcttacattttgcACCAAACCTTTTTGAAGGAGTGGTGCACAGAAGCCAAAAAGTTGCGAGAGTTAGACATCAATTTGTTGCTGAATAATGTTAAAGCAGCGTATAGGTTTTAAACCTAAGATAGGATGtatgtatagatgtgtgtgtgtgtgtgggagtgtgtgtgtgaggtgtcaCCGTGGCACGGATGTGCGTCTTGGCCTCCCTCAGCTCCTGTCTGAGCCCCTCAGTAAGCGCCGTCACGGCATATTTGGTGGCGCAGTAGAAATGCTCGTCGGCGCTCGGTACCATCCTGTGTCCTCCCATACTGCACACAATACAACAAAACACTCACCTTAAACCTTATATTCTTATAAACTATATCTTATCTGGCttaaaaatgtccattttatagGAACATTTTACCATTTATCATCATGGCTGCTCTTTGTGAATAACAAAAGGTGATTTTAATCCATGTCACATCTTCCCTTTCGCTTATTTACcacttgcgcacacacacctggcatGAGGATTGTGTTTATAccgcagtgctgctgaattctggattctgattggccagaaagtgttgattaattttctataacagcagctccaaagtttaaattaatgcattatcgtttctataataacaaatgacacaaggacttgtatatAAACTGATTTCAAAAttgtttgattttaatttagacgtttatttcagcatttatggaaggagtttccaacGTCAGTGGAAGTTTTTGGAaaaaagacttcaggacagagggctttacagttttacatagtaacataacaagctgcatttttgtctaattaacttatAAAAGACTATTTCTATccgctataacataagcgataacacgaacttgtttcacagcCATTCTACTAcgttaaacgtaactataaatggataaaaactatgatgtgttgcactttaattaataaaaaattaaatcacagAGCTGATGTTAGATTTCAGGATCAGACctgttgatgttgatgatgtgtCCATCGTCCACGTTTCTCTCCCTCATGGACTGGTAGGCTTCACGCGTACAGATGGCCAGAGCGAGAACGTTCACCTAAGAAGGAGATTGTATAAAACACAACCACATTTCCCAGGTCAGAAAGAACCACAGCTTTCTTCTCATTCTTCCTCCCACACAATTGAACTCAGTGTAGCTCTGGTTATTTCTGATCTAGGAAAGGACATTTGGACTTTGGACAGATCAAGTAAAAGTGTTTCAGAGTGATACAGGACATTCGGGCAGAAATAATCTGGATTTCTGGTTTCATCCATCAAGATTTAACTCCATTGTGAAGCATAACACTTATTTAGCACATAATTATTTAGCACTATTTTTCCTGCCCCACATGCACGATGATGTTGTCAAAAGCCACAATATGTTTTttcatgtctttgttttttAGTGATTTACACTGGTGAATTGTGTGTCATATGACCAGGAACATGAACTAACAAGGTGAAACAGGTCAAGTTTGATTTTATACTGTCTTTAAAGATGGTGACAGGAAGTTAACATTAagtacaatattaaaataaatttcagaaaAGCATGTAATTAAGGCTCCATAGTGGCAGAAAAGCATTCGCCCTATCGCCAatgccatccatggccaggagccaagggatcaaaattggctgtgctctctgtgcgggagggatggcataatctctcccctgtcaatcacagcgacactagccaatcacggcCTTATGTGAGCTCATGGTATGCGGAAGAAggcggatagcgcttttctCTGAGTATGTTAGGCAGCATGTGCAGCAGtatgaaaagatgcagttggatCCAGTGCCTATCCAcggaacactggatgtgaggcgggaatacaccctgaatggtaTGTCAGTCCATCGTAGGGTACCATGCACGACAAATATTCACAcgctcattcacatctagggacaatttagcCTAGCCAATCGTactactggcatatttttgggagaTGAGCTCAGGATAGAAGCAGGAACCCCACTTTTaaatttctctttcattttttgcaAATCTGAGACCATTccctcattttaatttttggggcttaaatgaaaaagaaaaagaaagtaaaacacagacacatacacacacactctaagaAAGCTAGCCATGGCAACAAATGCACAGGCATGGGAAACGCTTAGCTGCTGAATGGGAGACTGGTGAGTAATGGATGGTGCAAAGCTCGATGAATCACACTGTATGAGGAAAGCACTAACGCTCAGACAATAAAGCGGAAATACAGAGGCCTCTGGAGTCAAACAGTAGTGAGTGTGGTAACATCAGGGTCTTTTCCTGAGGCCTGATCTTGGAGTGTACACACTTAATGTATGTTCTTAATGTATGCTTCTGAAGAAAATAACCTGTTCTAAATTTTTACTAAAAATGGAACAATAttgacatgattttatttatgtcaggtaaaataaaataaacgtatatgtaaatataaaaaaaacggTGATTTTTGTCCCTGTCATATGACCTTCATCTCATATTTACACTcctatctacacacacacacacacacacacctgccatcaagAGAATCCCATTAAATCCTATTCAATACTGTCTAGAATGCAATTAGCAATTACAAAAGAAATGAGCAAGTTTCTAGCATCTGTGCTAATGGtatgaggacattaaggacattctaaggacatttacataaaatgacattaaggacattctaaggacatttacatgtaaatgtatttaaaaaattttcaaattaataacttactttcaatctataatttgggtaaatAGTCATATTTACCCAATTGCAAGTGGCCTCAATATCACAATAGCAATGAATAAAGACTCTAGAACTTATTTTCttatgtgacttgtggaatatacCAAATATTTCACAGGGGAGAATGTGtacaggtaacagggttgagtgaatgttgtgggaCTAATCGTGTACTCTTCATATCATGTGATGGAAAatcatggaaaaggatgtttcaagcacGAGATGTTTAATGGATTCACACATGAAtgcaaaaataagatttttagGTATTTTAAAGATTGTGTATATTTCAAAGTAAAGTAGTTATAATGAGCTGGGACAGGAAAAAAAGCCATTTTCCAAGTGATTTAGATTTTTTGCAggttttagtaatattttaagGTATTTATCTGACACATGTACATAGGTTATTGTGAATTGTTTAAATGGTCTTAACTACATTAAACTGAATAGACGGTGCGTATGCCTTACATCGAGCATGTTCTTCCACCCCTCAGTGCGGCCACTAAGCAGAGGTTCGTTGTGAGCCAGGCCGGCGTTGTTGATACACACGTCCACCCCCTGAAGCAGAGTCTTAATGGCGGAGAACATGGAGAGGATCTCCTCCTCATTGCACAGGTCACATTTATACGGGATCAGGGTGCCGCTGTAGCCCGCACTCTGACACTCCGCTGCCAGCTTctgcacagagaaacagagagacgaATATATTCTATAAGATTCTATATAAGTATGTGAATTTATAGTAATAggaatctaaaactaataaatgTAGAGTCAGTGAGGATAATTTTATTATACTTCTATAactcaaaatacaaacaaatacagcatttcttggatccaaaacaaatgcacacacttGGATGCTAGTGTAATTCTGAATTTGTAGAAATGCCTccttgttctgattggttggatgttggtggtccacatcattagattttttttttcctttcctgagTCTACTACAGTATGCAAGCCCATTTCCACcaagtagaaaagaaaaatgcataacattttttccttatttttggCAAcagcagtattttattttttgtcaaaattCTGACGTATTATGTTAATATCTAAATTTTTGACCTGACATTCTAacttattttcttaaaattatcTTTACTTATCTCAGAATCTGGGTTATGTCAaacgttttatttattatctcagAATTTTGACATATAACCTCGAAATTTTGAGTAGTAACTGAGTAACAACTCCcagaatttaattttatatataaaattttatatatatatatatatatatatatatatatatatataaataaaatttctatCTGGCAGATATGGGCTTCTTTACTACGGATATCAGATCAACAACATTTCAGGAAATTTTTATTAGTCCATTTCTGCTGAGAACTTTGTAAAGACATTTGTTGTAAGTTTCAACAGTTTCTATTGAACAGCTACACCAGGACACttgtacagttttaaaaatcatccattgtatcttttttcttttaaatgataAGGCAAACTCTATTTGTTATTCTAAGGTAAGGCTTTGCAAATGTCACACAGAACAGCTTCAGAATGAAAAGATCAATATGGGTTAAAAGCAAACTAGAAGTATGATAGCAACCAGTAACAcagaataaattattaattaaaaagaaataacatgCAAAGGTATGTCTGATAAAATAGCCTGAAACTAAACTGACAGCAAAAATACAACCTGCCCTACCGCGTTACACTCTGAGAAATCTCTTACCCGTGAACCACACGACTAACACTCAGTGGAAACAATGTAGCAGCAAATCTCATCAGTCCACAGCAATCAGTACCATCCTGATTTACCTATCATATTACTCAATGTGTAAAATTAAGGGATTAATGCAGTCTtatcatttcagttttaattctaAAGATCAGATTTTTAGGTTTTGATGAACGTTGTGGCCCTTTGGATCCAGAACTCTGTTacagggataaaaaaaaatcaggaaattatcttttttttaaaaaaaaaaaatcagataagaGAGtgactactctaaattgcctctaaTTGCCACCCAaagcctgaccaggatgaaTGAATTATTGAATTAAAACTTCTTCTGACTACATTTCTCACTCCCAGGCCAGTATTTAGAAGTCTGTATTTAGACATAAACAGCCAggaattgcacacacacacacacacacacactcgcacacattttaacacacttttttccaaactgaaaatgttttccttaaagtagtatgatttttttctgcaaaacactgGTTCCATAATTATTGGTTCCCCCACAATTATTGTTTATTGAAACCTTCAGTGGATAGAATCAGAAAACAGTCTCTAGCTTGCGTTATCCTGATCCTGGTcctgtggtggatccagagcctatctgAGGAACACTGTGCACGAGGCAGGAATGCACCCTCAgtgggatgccagttcatcacaaGGCACCACGCAGGTTGGAGGTTGAGGGAAACCAGCGAATTCGGAGGAAACTTAATCGGACACATGAAGAACAGTAATCTGAGATCAGGTTTGAACCGGGACCCTGGAGCCGTGAGGCAAAAACACAACCTGCTGCACCATCGCACCACCCAACTGCGcatcatcatatttttaattgcttctgtacatttttataaccattaaaaGACTTGTGCAGGTCAACACCCATCTTTTTGATGTGTAGTGATGGAAAAAAGGGAATTTTACAATTTGTGCAACCTCGTATTTGGTCAATGCCAACAACCGAGTTATGGATTGAGAAAGTTACAATGGAGATGAGAGCAATCTAATAAATAGATACTCTGTCAGATCACACACGGTTTTGTTgcaaatgcatatttatttattttttaaaagatcaaAGCAGATAATCCAAAAGGTGAAGCAAACTCGGAGTGAAAAGCAGGCAATCAGCAAATGGAGTACACTAGACAAGGGCAAACTCATCAATGACACAGAACTAAGTCCAGAAAGTCAATCAGAACAAAACCCCGGATACAAACCAGAACTTTGCCCTGAATTAGCTGGCTGAGAaaggtgatgtgatgtggaTTGTTGTTAGCTCACTGAGGATTGTGGAATATGCTCTCTGTGTTATTGATTATTCGAGGATCCAGGGAAAGGgcgtttgtgtttgtgtttttgtttttttttttgtttttttttgaggttggaaaaaagagaaaaaaacagttttgttattgagacaacattttttaaaaatgtctttttttagaaaatgtaatttgtttctccagaaaaaatgtacaaaatttacagataaatatttaataaagt
It includes:
- the dhrs11a gene encoding dehydrogenase/reductase SDR family member 11a, which translates into the protein MERWKGRVALVTGASVGIGAAVARALVQQGMKVVGCARSVDKIEKLAAECQSAGYSGTLIPYKCDLCNEEEILSMFSAIKTLLQGVDVCINNAGLAHNEPLLSGRTEGWKNMLDVNVLALAICTREAYQSMRERNVDDGHIININSMGGHRMVPSADEHFYCATKYAVTALTEGLRQELREAKTHIRATCISPGIVETEFAFRHHNSDPEKAASVYESIKCLKAEDIASAITYVLSAPPHVQIGDVQLRPVEQVS